In one window of Gloeomargarita sp. SRBZ-1_bins_9 DNA:
- a CDS encoding single-stranded DNA-binding protein has translation MTWAVVTVCGYVAAKPTIRHFEKGTVLCSFPLYVNRRKGDGEEVPPLRFQVDVWGNQAETAMNLLDKGARPTVTGRLDEEHYTDKDGQPATVLRIRFAEILDYGLKPSDEPAPTPA, from the coding sequence ATGACGTGGGCAGTGGTGACGGTCTGTGGCTACGTGGCTGCCAAACCAACCATTCGTCATTTTGAGAAGGGCACGGTTTTGTGTAGCTTTCCCCTGTATGTGAATCGGCGTAAGGGAGACGGTGAGGAAGTTCCCCCTTTGCGGTTCCAGGTGGATGTGTGGGGGAATCAGGCGGAAACGGCCATGAATTTGTTGGATAAGGGGGCGCGACCGACGGTGACCGGACGCTTGGATGAGGAGCATTACACGGATAAGGACGGGCAGCCGGCTACGGTCTTGCGCATTCGCTTTGCCGAGATTTTGGATTACGGTCTCAAGCCCAGCGACGAACCGGCGCCTACCCCGGCATGA
- the ribD gene encoding bifunctional diaminohydroxyphosphoribosylaminopyrimidine deaminase/5-amino-6-(5-phosphoribosylamino)uracil reductase RibD, translating into MTDDERYMARCLELARQAWGRTSPNPLVGAVIVRQEQVVGEGFHPQAGQPHAEVFALRQAGEQAQGATLYVNLEPCNHYGRTPPCTEAILQAGIRRVVVGMIDPDPRVAGRGVARLQQAGIAVTVGVLAEACRELNEGFFHRVRTGRAFGILKYAMTLDGKIATATGDSLWVTGPEARQWVYRLRSRCDAVITGGCTIRRDNPSLTTHGVTPHSPLRVVMSRSLDLPLEAQVWRVDETLRTLLVTPPQPEPLPPVLKQLQGLGVEWLPLDPCDPLTVSQALAARGCNTVLWECGGRLAAPAIHQGAVQKIMAFIAPKVIGGEGAPTPVGDLGLTQMQQALRLTGCRWEQVGEDWLIQGYLGED; encoded by the coding sequence ATGACGGATGATGAACGCTACATGGCCCGTTGTCTGGAGTTGGCGCGCCAGGCCTGGGGGCGTACCAGTCCCAATCCTTTAGTGGGGGCGGTCATCGTGCGGCAGGAGCAGGTGGTGGGGGAGGGGTTTCATCCCCAGGCAGGACAGCCCCATGCGGAGGTATTTGCCCTACGCCAGGCGGGGGAGCAGGCCCAAGGCGCCACCCTGTATGTGAATTTGGAACCCTGCAATCATTACGGGCGTACTCCCCCTTGCACCGAAGCCATCCTACAGGCTGGGATTCGCCGGGTGGTGGTGGGGATGATTGACCCGGACCCCCGGGTGGCGGGTAGGGGTGTGGCGCGGTTGCAACAGGCGGGGATCGCGGTAACGGTGGGAGTTCTGGCGGAGGCTTGCCGGGAACTCAACGAGGGGTTTTTCCACCGGGTGCGCACGGGACGGGCCTTCGGCATCTTGAAGTACGCCATGACCTTAGACGGCAAAATTGCCACGGCGACGGGGGACAGCCTGTGGGTGACCGGACCCGAGGCGCGCCAGTGGGTCTATAGGTTGCGCTCCCGCTGCGATGCGGTAATCACCGGGGGCTGTACCATCCGCCGGGATAATCCGTCGCTGACAACCCACGGGGTAACACCCCATTCGCCCTTGCGGGTGGTGATGTCCCGCTCTCTGGATTTGCCCCTGGAAGCCCAGGTTTGGCGGGTGGATGAGACATTGCGCACGCTGCTGGTGACGCCCCCCCAACCAGAACCCCTGCCACCGGTGCTCAAGCAATTGCAAGGGTTGGGGGTGGAGTGGTTGCCCCTGGACCCCTGTGACCCCCTGACAGTAAGCCAAGCGCTGGCGGCCCGGGGCTGTAACACGGTGCTGTGGGAGTGTGGGGGACGCTTGGCGGCACCGGCAATCCATCAGGGGGCGGTGCAGAAAATCATGGCCTTTATTGCGCCGAAGGTGATTGGGGGGGAAGGGGCGCCCACGCCGGTCGGGGACCTGGGTTTGACCCAAATGCAGCAGGCACTGAGGCTGACGGGGTGTCGCTGGGAACAGGTGGGGGAGGACTGGTTAATTCAGGGCTATCTAGGGGAGGATTAA
- the folE gene encoding GTP cyclohydrolase I FolE, whose protein sequence is MNGHGDTEHSLVVLTNPSPDLYLDDEPVTRSQKTDPELGQRVAQFLIEKGVATPQVETGLDDTQKRTLIAWHFARIMEALGLDLRDDSLADTPKRVAQMYVDEIFYGLDWRNFPKCTTVENKMGYGSMVIERNINVQSNCEHHFVIIDGRAHVAYIPREKVLGLSKINRIVEYFAKRPQIQERLTEQIFYALSYILETEDIAVVIQAKHYCVKSRGVEDVNSDTVTSKLGGVFLHNTATRAEFMRIVNTVIGPQ, encoded by the coding sequence ATGAATGGGCATGGCGATACTGAGCATTCCCTCGTGGTGCTGACCAACCCCAGCCCTGACCTGTATCTCGACGACGAGCCGGTGACCCGCAGCCAGAAAACGGACCCGGAGTTGGGGCAACGGGTGGCCCAGTTTTTAATCGAGAAGGGGGTGGCGACGCCCCAGGTGGAAACGGGTTTGGATGACACCCAAAAACGCACCTTGATCGCCTGGCACTTTGCCCGGATTATGGAGGCGTTGGGGTTGGATTTGCGGGATGACAGCTTGGCGGATACCCCCAAACGGGTGGCCCAGATGTATGTGGATGAGATTTTCTACGGCCTGGACTGGCGCAATTTCCCCAAATGCACCACCGTAGAAAACAAGATGGGCTACGGCTCTATGGTCATCGAGCGCAATATCAATGTCCAGAGCAACTGCGAGCATCACTTTGTGATTATTGATGGCCGAGCCCATGTGGCCTATATTCCCCGGGAGAAGGTCCTGGGGCTGTCGAAGATCAACCGAATTGTGGAGTACTTTGCCAAGCGGCCCCAAATCCAGGAGCGTTTAACGGAGCAGATTTTTTACGCCCTGTCTTACATCCTGGAGACGGAGGACATTGCGGTGGTGATCCAAGCCAAGCACTACTGTGTCAAGTCGCGGGGGGTGGAGGATGTGAATTCGGATACGGTGACCAGTAAGCTGGGGGGGGTCTTTTTGCACAACACCGCCACCCGGGCCGAGTTCATGCGCATCGTCAATACGGTGATTGGGCCGCAGTGA
- a CDS encoding ABC transporter ATP-binding protein has translation MAKLWRGWGKLLREPFSQLVWRTVQRYRLRVVGAVLLNLVAGLMESSTYVSVYWALSALADDQFQLGWLQPWVQGWSRLRVVALLVLIAWGFQVVQSGLKYCSTVITSYLGNRLSMYTSQLLMERMLRFSFPCVSRYRHGELVNFIDLGMMTGNLFSVANRLVLSLCLLTAYLAVLLWISPLVLLATLLLSGMLVGMQRHIIPKIRDVAQMLTGETADIKSYMVETLQALRVIYSFHRQEATLQHLRHLQRNVLKILDRQVAWSTLPDPLSAIWATTILAVMLLGGIWLLSRERPLNLLLPTLATFISAYNRFAFQNQNLAGIASQLGLIWGTLQVLNPFLTDQDKEFLRTEGKPFRGLRQEICFDRVTLQYPGTTTPALVEVSFCLPAGKVTALVGASGAGKSSVADLLIGLYEPTAGRILVDGVDRRELSLADWWARLGVVSQDNFVFNTTIRENIRFGRPEATDAEVEQAAQAAYAAEFIERLPQGYDTVVGERGYRLSGGQRQRIALARAILRRPEILILDEATSALDSHAEALVQKALYEFQKQRTVLVIAHRLSTIRHADQILVLEKGRLVEQGTHESLLARGGYYARYWRLQVEGVGAGAMLGLEAEDGR, from the coding sequence ATGGCTAAGCTCTGGCGGGGGTGGGGAAAGCTTCTTCGGGAGCCGTTTTCGCAATTGGTCTGGCGAACGGTTCAGCGCTATCGCCTACGGGTGGTAGGGGCAGTGCTGTTGAACTTGGTGGCGGGCTTGATGGAAAGCTCCACCTATGTGTCGGTGTACTGGGCCCTGAGTGCCCTGGCGGATGATCAGTTTCAGCTCGGCTGGCTGCAACCCTGGGTGCAGGGCTGGTCCCGCCTGCGGGTGGTAGCCTTGCTGGTGCTGATCGCCTGGGGGTTTCAGGTGGTCCAAAGCGGCCTCAAGTACTGCAGCACGGTGATCACCAGCTACCTGGGCAACCGCCTGAGCATGTACACCAGCCAGTTGCTCATGGAGCGGATGTTGCGGTTCAGTTTTCCCTGCGTCAGTCGCTACCGCCACGGGGAGCTGGTAAATTTCATTGACCTGGGCATGATGACCGGGAATCTGTTTTCGGTCGCCAACCGCCTGGTGCTATCCCTGTGCTTGCTGACAGCCTATTTGGCAGTTTTGCTGTGGATTTCGCCGCTGGTGCTCCTGGCTACCCTGCTGCTGTCGGGAATGTTGGTGGGGATGCAACGGCACATCATCCCCAAAATTCGCGATGTGGCCCAGATGCTCACCGGTGAGACGGCGGACATCAAAAGTTACATGGTGGAGACCCTCCAGGCATTGCGGGTGATCTACAGCTTCCATCGCCAGGAGGCTACGCTCCAGCATTTGCGCCACCTGCAACGGAATGTGCTCAAGATACTGGACCGACAAGTGGCCTGGAGTACCCTGCCTGACCCCCTGTCGGCCATTTGGGCCACTACCATTCTGGCGGTGATGTTGTTGGGGGGGATTTGGCTTTTGAGCCGGGAACGGCCCCTGAACCTGCTGTTGCCCACCCTGGCGACCTTTATCTCCGCCTATAACCGCTTTGCCTTTCAAAACCAGAACCTAGCGGGGATTGCTAGCCAACTGGGGCTGATCTGGGGGACGCTGCAAGTGCTCAATCCTTTCCTGACCGACCAGGACAAGGAGTTTTTGCGCACGGAAGGTAAACCTTTTCGGGGTCTGCGGCAGGAGATTTGTTTTGACCGGGTGACGCTGCAGTATCCCGGGACGACCACACCGGCGCTGGTGGAGGTGAGTTTTTGCCTGCCGGCGGGGAAGGTGACGGCTTTGGTGGGGGCTTCGGGGGCGGGTAAATCGTCGGTGGCGGATTTGCTCATTGGGTTGTACGAACCGACGGCGGGGCGGATTTTGGTGGATGGGGTGGACCGGCGGGAACTGTCCTTGGCGGATTGGTGGGCGCGGCTGGGGGTGGTGAGTCAGGACAATTTTGTGTTCAATACCACGATTCGGGAAAATATCCGTTTTGGTCGGCCTGAGGCTACGGATGCGGAGGTGGAACAGGCGGCCCAGGCGGCCTATGCGGCGGAATTCATCGAGCGACTGCCCCAGGGGTACGACACGGTGGTGGGGGAACGGGGGTACCGGCTTTCGGGGGGACAACGGCAGCGCATTGCCCTGGCCCGGGCCATTTTGCGGCGACCGGAAATTTTGATCCTGGATGAGGCCACGTCGGCCTTGGATTCCCATGCGGAAGCTCTGGTGCAAAAGGCCCTGTATGAGTTTCAAAAACAGCGCACGGTACTGGTGATTGCCCACCGTCTGTCTACGATTCGCCACGCCGACCAGATTCTGGTGCTGGAGAAGGGCCGTCTGGTGGAACAGGGCACCCACGAGAGTTTGCTGGCCCGGGGGGGTTACTACGCCCGCTACTGGCGGCTCCAGGTGGAAGGTGTGGGCGCAGGTGCTATGCTAGGGCTAGAGGCGGAGGACGGGCGATGA
- a CDS encoding FkbM family methyltransferase: MGPVGKIKQWLPVSLRRPLKQVALRLISVVRPELTPVTPGTLDLDELVLLLGKDDPVIVEIGCNNGSHTVQFVERFPRARIYGFEPDPRAAADFKKRLGHDPRVRLYEVAIAAQDGEADFFMSDTHPEAGIPRSWYDSGSIRRPKKHLEVFPWVTFPRTIRVPTCRLDTWYQQNGIETI; encoded by the coding sequence GTGGGACCGGTTGGAAAAATCAAACAATGGCTGCCAGTTTCCCTGCGACGACCGCTCAAACAGGTGGCCTTGCGCCTGATCAGTGTGGTTCGCCCGGAACTGACGCCGGTGACACCGGGCACCCTGGACCTGGATGAATTGGTTTTGCTTCTGGGCAAGGATGACCCGGTGATTGTAGAAATTGGCTGCAACAACGGTAGCCATACGGTGCAGTTTGTGGAGCGATTTCCCCGGGCGCGTATTTACGGCTTTGAACCGGACCCCCGGGCAGCTGCCGACTTCAAAAAACGGCTAGGCCATGACCCGCGGGTGCGTCTTTACGAGGTGGCCATTGCGGCGCAGGATGGGGAAGCGGATTTCTTCATGAGCGATACCCACCCGGAAGCGGGCATTCCCCGTAGTTGGTATGACTCGGGTTCTATCCGCCGCCCGAAAAAGCACCTGGAGGTATTTCCGTGGGTTACGTTTCCCCGCACGATTCGGGTGCCGACCTGCCGACTGGATACCTGGTATCAGCAAAACGGGATTGAGACCATATGA
- a CDS encoding YbjN domain-containing protein, with protein MDVTFPELTEPDRTGHLLDDVETVISSLAEPDSAQVSHVDQGCIWRFRYGTAEVYVQMTGTTTEDRFTVWARVLKLPVQQPLALYQQLLEWNWATTLEARFALLNQEVVVVGTRSVQDLDPSEIARLITVVASLADQYDEELQTRFPALNG; from the coding sequence ATGGACGTTACCTTCCCGGAGTTGACGGAGCCGGACCGCACAGGTCATCTGTTGGATGATGTGGAGACGGTCATCAGCTCCCTGGCGGAACCGGATTCGGCCCAGGTGAGCCACGTGGACCAGGGGTGTATCTGGCGGTTCCGTTACGGCACGGCGGAGGTCTATGTGCAAATGACGGGTACCACCACTGAGGATAGATTCACGGTGTGGGCGCGGGTGCTGAAGTTACCGGTGCAGCAGCCGTTGGCGCTTTACCAGCAGCTGTTGGAGTGGAATTGGGCCACAACTCTGGAGGCGCGTTTTGCCCTGTTGAACCAAGAAGTGGTGGTGGTGGGGACCCGGTCGGTGCAGGATTTGGACCCGTCGGAGATTGCTCGGCTCATTACGGTGGTGGCGTCCCTGGCGGACCAGTACGATGAGGAGCTGCAGACGCGCTTTCCGGCCCTGAATGGCTAA